The genomic region AAAAGCCATGACTGATAGGCCATGGCTTTTAGACTTTTTTTTTATTAGAAATTAAATATCCTTCAACGGTTGTTTCAGAACTTCTTTAAGAAGTTTACCCGGTTTGAAGTGGGTTTTCCGGCGCGGCGGAACGTAAATTATTTCGCCGGTTTTAGGATTTCTAGCTTTTGGTTTTGCTTTGGTGGTTTTTACTTCAAACACTCCGAAATCGCGGATTTCAATGCGAACGTCGGGATCAGCCTCAGAAAGAATTTCTCGAATGGATTCAAAGACAATATCTACAGTATGTTCAACGTTATGAACCTTATCGTTC from bacterium harbors:
- a CDS encoding integration host factor subunit beta, translating into MKTMTKKDVSKRVADKLNDKVHNVEHTVDIVFESIREILSEADPDVRIEIRDFGVFEVKTTKAKPKARNPKTGEIIYVPPRRKTHFKPGKLLKEVLKQPLKDI